A genome region from Panthera leo isolate Ple1 chromosome A2, P.leo_Ple1_pat1.1, whole genome shotgun sequence includes the following:
- the RBM6 gene encoding RNA-binding protein 6 isoform X5, with the protein MIHDKEVILEYISGPDFWYCKRCKASVAGYRSSCSLCKCPREVTEAKQELVTYPQPQKTSIPAASEKQPNQSPRSGDKESEPKKREEGQEPRLGHQKREAERYLPPSRREGLTFRRDREKEPWSGETRQDGESKTIMLKRIYRSTPPEVIVEVLEPYVRLTTANVRIIKNRTGPMGHTYGFIDLDSHAEALRVVKILQNLDPPFSIDGKMVAVNLATGKRRNDSGDHSDHMHYYQGKKYFRDRRGGGRNSDWSSDTNRQGQQSSSDCYIYDSATGYYYDPLAGTYYDPNTQQEVYVPQDPGSPEEEEIKEKKSTIQGKSSSKKEASKRDGKEKKDRGVTRFQENASEGTAPPEDVFKKPLPPTVKKEESPPPPKVINPLIGLLGEYGGDSDYEEEEEEEQTPPPQPRTAQPPQREELTKKENEEDKLTDWNKLACLLCRRQFPNKEVLIKHQQLSDLHKQNLEIHRKIKQSEQELAYLERREQEGRFKERGNDRREKLQSFDSPERKRIKYSRETDSDRKPVGKEGIDSSNKGGCVQQTTGWRKGAGLGYGHPGLASAEETEGRMRGPSVGAPGRTSKRQSNETYRDAVRRVMFARYKELD; encoded by the exons TGTAAGGCCAGCGTAGCTGGGTACCGATCTTCATGTTCACTCTGCAAGTGCCCAAGGGAAG TGACAGAGGCCAAGCAAGAATTAGTAACCTATCCTCAGCCTCAGAAAACATCCATACCAGCAGCATCAGAAAAACAACCCAACCAGTCTCCAAGGTCAGGTGATAAAGAATCTGAACCCAAAAAGCGGGAAGAAGGACAAGAACCACGCTTGGGACAtcaaaagagagaagcagaaagatacCTGCCTCCTTCTCGAAGGGAAGGGCTTACCTTCCGAAGAGACCGAGAGAAGGAGCCATGGTCTGGGGAGACACGCCAGGATGGGGAGAGCAAAA CAATCATGCTAAAACGCATCTATCGGTCTACTCCACCTGAGGTCATAGTGGAAGTGCTAGAGCCCTACGTCCGCCTTACTACTGCCAATGTCCGTATCATCAAGAACAGAACCGGCCCCATGGGCCACACTTACGGCTTTATTGACCTTGACTCCCATGCG GAAGCTCTTCGTGTAGTGAAGATCTTACAGAACCTTGATCCGCCATTTAGTATCGATGGGAAGATGGTAGCTGTAAACTTGGCCACTGGAAAACGAAG AAATGATTCTGGGGACCATTCTGACCACATGCACTACTATCAG GGTAAAAAGTATTTCCGAGAtaggagaggaggaggcagaaattCAGACTGGTCTTCAGATACAAATCGACAAGGACAACAGT CATCATCTGACTGCTACATATATGATTCTGCTACTGGCTACTATTATGACCCTTTGGCAGGCACTTATTATGACCCCAACACTCAG CAAGAAGTCTATGTGCCCCAGGACCCTGGGTCACCTGAAGAAGAGGAGatcaaggaaaagaaatccaCCATTCAAGGAAAGTCAAGTAGCAAGAAGGAGGCATCTAAAAGAGATGGCAAGGAGAAAAAAGACCGAGGAGTGACAAGG TTTCAGGAAAATGCCAGTGAGGGGACAGCCCCCCCAGAGGACGTCTTTAAGAAGCCCCTGCCTCCCACtgtgaagaaagaagagagtcCTCCACCA CCTAAGGTGATAAACCCACTCATTGGCCTCCTGGGTGAATATGGAGGAGACAGTGACTacgaagaggaagaggaggaggaacagaccCCTCCTCCACAGCCCCGCACAGCACAGCCCCCACAAAGGGAGGAACTGACCAAGAAGGAGAACGAAGAAGACAAACTCACTGATTGGAATAAACTGGCTTGTCTGCTCTGCAGAAGGCAGTTTCCCAACAAAGAAGTTCTGATCAAACACCAGCAGCTCTCAGACCTGCACAAG caaaacctggaaatCCATCGGAAGATAAAACAGTCTGAGCAGGAACTAGCCTATCTAGAAAGGAGGGAACAGGAG GGAAGgtttaaagaaagaggaaatgatcGCAGGGAAAAGCTCCAATCTTTTGACTCTCCAGAAAGGAAGCGAATTAAATACTCCAGGGAAACTGACAG TGATCGTAAACCTGTTGGTAAAGAAGGTATTGACAGTAGCAACAAAGGAGGCTGTGTCCAACAGACCACTggctggaggaagggggcaggcCTTGGATATGGCCATCCTGGATTGGCTTCAGCAGAGGAG ACTGAAGGCCGGATGAGGGGGCCCAGTGTAGGGGCTCCAGGAAGAACCAGCAAGAGACAGTCCAACGAGACTTACCGAGACGCTGTGCGAAGAGTCATGTTTGCTCGGTATAAAGAACTAGATTAA